From Xylanivirga thermophila:
ATATATACATTACTATTTGGAGGCGATACTATGATTTGGTTAAGAGAATTTCAGAATACTGTAAAACCAAAAAAGGTTACTGTTAAAAGGGTAGAAGAGATTCCAGTAGAACAGATAAAGCCCAACCCGTATCAGCCGAGAAAAAGTTTTTCTGAAAAGGGATTGGAGGAATTATCTCAATCTATAAGGGAATATGGAGTTATACAGCCTATTACTGTTAGACGTACCGCCTCAGGGGGATATGAACTCATCGCAGGGGAAAGGAGATTACGGGCTAGTAAAATGGCTAATATGGAATCTATTCCTGCCATAATAATTGACAGCTTTGAAAAGGATTCTGCCATTATTGCCATGATAGAAAATCTTCAAAGGGAAAATCTTCATTATATAGAAGAGGCTAAAGGCTATGCAAGCCTTATAGATGACCATGGTTTTACACAAGAAGCACTGGCTAAAAAATTGGGTAAGAGTCAATCAACTATTGCAAATAAGCTTAGACTTCTAAAATTACCTGATGAAATAAAAGAAATTATTATAAGCAATAATTTAACAGAACGGCATGCTAGGGCCCTTTTGCGCTTACCGGATCAGGAACTTCAACTTAAAGCAGTTCAAACCATAATAAAAAAAGAATTAAACGTTAAGGAATCAGAGGAATTTATCCAGAGAATGATGGATGATATACATAAGACTGAGGAAAAGAACTGTCAAAAAAAGAAGTTTGTAAAAACTCCTGGTGATGTGAGAATTTTTGTAAATACCATAAAGAAT
This genomic window contains:
- the noc gene encoding nucleoid occlusion protein, translated to MIWLREFQNTVKPKKVTVKRVEEIPVEQIKPNPYQPRKSFSEKGLEELSQSIREYGVIQPITVRRTASGGYELIAGERRLRASKMANMESIPAIIIDSFEKDSAIIAMIENLQRENLHYIEEAKGYASLIDDHGFTQEALAKKLGKSQSTIANKLRLLKLPDEIKEIIISNNLTERHARALLRLPDQELQLKAVQTIIKKELNVKESEEFIQRMMDDIHKTEEKNCQKKKFVKTPGDVRIFVNTIKNAVNMLKNYGLSPQFTQIDNGDSIEITVKIPKG